The following proteins are encoded in a genomic region of Mahella australiensis 50-1 BON:
- the pflA gene encoding pyruvate formate-lyase-activating protein, whose amino-acid sequence MDVKGRIHSIETMGTVDGPGIRYVVFMQGCPLRCKYCHNRDTWDMSHGRIMSVDELMQDIKKYKNFMKYSGGGVTLTGGEPTLQWRFVAELFRRCKTEGIHTALDTSGFVDIERADTFLPYTDLVLLDIKEIDPVRHTELTGVSNDKTLAFAQHLSELHIPTWIRYVLVPGYTDDPDDIRSLGRFISRLSNVELVEILPYHTMGVYKWEQLCVDYPLKDVPVPTDEQAEAARKILRDFNISVR is encoded by the coding sequence GTGGACGTAAAGGGAAGGATCCACTCTATAGAGACCATGGGGACGGTGGACGGCCCCGGCATACGCTATGTGGTTTTCATGCAGGGCTGTCCGCTGCGCTGCAAATACTGCCATAATCGCGATACGTGGGATATGTCCCACGGTCGCATTATGAGCGTAGATGAATTGATGCAGGATATAAAAAAATACAAGAATTTTATGAAGTATTCTGGCGGAGGCGTCACTTTAACGGGCGGCGAGCCTACGCTGCAATGGCGATTTGTGGCCGAGCTATTTCGCAGGTGCAAGACCGAGGGCATTCATACGGCTTTGGATACGTCTGGATTTGTAGATATAGAGAGAGCCGATACATTTTTACCGTATACCGATCTGGTGTTACTGGATATAAAGGAGATTGATCCTGTAAGACACACTGAGCTAACCGGAGTGTCCAACGATAAGACTCTGGCGTTTGCGCAACATCTGAGCGAGCTGCATATACCGACATGGATACGTTACGTGCTGGTACCCGGTTATACCGATGATCCGGATGATATACGCTCGCTAGGCCGATTTATATCTAGGCTTTCCAATGTGGAATTGGTGGAAATATTGCCGTATCATACTATGGGCGTATATAAGTGGGAACAGCTTTGTGTGGACTATCCGTTGAAAGACGTGCCCGTTCCCACCGATGAGCAGGCCGAAGCTGCCAGAAAGATATTGCGCGATTTCAATATCTCTGTGCGGTAG
- the pflB gene encoding formate C-acetyltransferase yields the protein MDFIEGKWCRDIDVRDFIQLNYTPYEGDESFLADPTAATQKLWDKISELLKKETEKGGVLDIDTKTVSTITSHKPGYIDKDLEKIVGLQTDQPLKRAIMPFGGIRMVKQACEAYGYELDPEVERIFTQYRKTHNQGVYDAYTTEMRKARHAGIITGLPDAYGRGRIIGDYRRIALYGVDRLIEDKKQQLIQLEVNDINQEVIRAREEINDQIRALNELKEMAASYGFDISAPAQDARQAVQWLYFGYLAAIKEQNGAAMSLGRVSTFLDIYIDHDVKAGILTEREAQELIDHFVMKLRIVRFLRTPSYNELFSGDPVWVTESIGGMGLDGRTLVTKTSFRMLHTLENLGPAPEPNLTVLWSNRLPEPFKRYCAGLSIHTSAIQYENDDLMRQYWGDDYAIACCVSAMRVGKQMQFFGARVNLAKALLYAINGGRDELSGQQVAPRFAPITSEYLDYDEVMERFDTMLDWLARVYVGALNVIHYMHDKYSYEAIEMALHDKDILRTMAFGIAGLSVVADSLSAIKYAKVKPIRSDDGIAVDFEINGEFPTFGNNDDRVDDIAVDIVQRFMGKLRKQTTYRHAMHTQSILTITSNVVYGKKTGNTPDGRKKGEPFAPGANPMHGRDKKGAVASMSSVAKLPYEYAQDGISYTFSIVPKALGKDEEERVSNLVALLSAYFAQNGHHINVNVFDRETLLDAMDHPEKYPQLTIRVSGYAVNFIKLTREQQLDVINRTFHEVK from the coding sequence ATGGATTTTATAGAAGGCAAATGGTGCCGCGATATAGATGTAAGGGATTTTATACAATTGAATTATACGCCATATGAAGGCGATGAATCATTTCTGGCCGATCCTACGGCCGCTACGCAAAAGCTCTGGGATAAGATAAGTGAGCTGTTAAAAAAAGAAACTGAGAAGGGCGGAGTGTTGGACATAGATACTAAGACAGTATCGACCATCACATCGCATAAGCCCGGTTATATAGATAAGGATTTGGAGAAAATAGTGGGGCTTCAGACCGACCAGCCGCTTAAACGGGCCATAATGCCGTTCGGTGGCATACGCATGGTAAAACAGGCATGCGAGGCCTACGGTTACGAATTGGACCCCGAGGTGGAAAGGATATTCACTCAATATAGAAAGACTCATAATCAAGGTGTGTATGACGCCTATACCACAGAGATGAGAAAGGCGCGTCATGCCGGCATCATAACCGGTTTACCCGATGCTTACGGCCGCGGTCGCATTATAGGCGACTACAGGCGCATAGCGCTCTATGGTGTGGACAGGCTCATAGAAGACAAGAAACAACAGCTTATACAACTTGAAGTAAACGATATAAACCAGGAGGTCATACGCGCCCGGGAGGAAATAAACGATCAAATCCGGGCGTTGAATGAGCTGAAGGAGATGGCTGCATCGTATGGGTTTGACATATCTGCTCCGGCTCAGGATGCGCGCCAGGCCGTGCAGTGGCTGTATTTCGGGTACCTCGCCGCCATAAAGGAACAAAACGGTGCCGCTATGAGCCTTGGCCGCGTATCGACTTTTTTGGATATATATATCGACCATGATGTAAAAGCTGGTATTTTAACTGAACGCGAGGCGCAGGAATTAATAGATCACTTTGTGATGAAACTGCGTATAGTGAGGTTTTTGCGCACTCCTAGCTATAACGAGCTCTTCAGCGGCGATCCGGTATGGGTGACCGAGTCTATAGGCGGCATGGGTTTGGATGGCCGCACGCTGGTTACAAAGACGTCTTTCCGCATGCTGCATACGTTAGAAAATCTGGGGCCGGCGCCCGAGCCCAACCTTACCGTGCTGTGGTCTAACCGTCTGCCCGAGCCTTTTAAGCGCTATTGCGCAGGATTATCCATACACACAAGCGCTATACAATATGAGAACGATGATCTCATGCGCCAGTACTGGGGAGACGATTATGCTATAGCGTGCTGTGTATCGGCTATGCGTGTGGGTAAACAGATGCAGTTCTTCGGTGCCAGGGTTAATTTGGCCAAAGCGTTGCTGTACGCTATAAACGGTGGGCGCGACGAACTGTCCGGACAGCAGGTAGCGCCGCGCTTTGCACCTATAACATCCGAGTATCTCGATTACGATGAGGTGATGGAGCGTTTCGACACCATGCTGGATTGGCTGGCCAGGGTATATGTCGGCGCCTTGAACGTTATACATTATATGCACGATAAATACAGCTATGAAGCCATAGAGATGGCTCTGCACGATAAGGATATACTGCGGACTATGGCATTTGGCATAGCCGGCCTTTCGGTTGTGGCCGATTCGTTATCGGCTATAAAATATGCCAAAGTAAAGCCTATACGCAGCGACGACGGCATAGCGGTGGATTTCGAGATAAACGGTGAATTTCCGACGTTCGGCAATAATGACGATCGCGTGGACGATATAGCTGTGGATATAGTGCAACGGTTTATGGGCAAACTGCGCAAGCAAACCACATATCGCCATGCTATGCATACTCAGTCTATACTGACCATTACATCCAACGTGGTATACGGCAAAAAGACCGGTAATACGCCTGATGGCCGTAAAAAAGGAGAGCCTTTTGCTCCGGGAGCCAACCCGATGCATGGCCGTGATAAAAAAGGCGCGGTAGCCTCGATGAGCTCCGTCGCCAAGTTGCCGTATGAATATGCCCAGGACGGTATATCCTATACATTCTCCATAGTGCCCAAAGCGCTGGGCAAGGATGAGGAAGAGCGCGTGAGCAATCTCGTGGCGCTGCTTTCGGCGTACTTTGCGCAAAACGGTCATCATATAAACGTCAATGTCTTTGACCGAGAAACCCTTTTAGATGCCATGGATCATCCTGAGAAATATCCGCAGCTTACTATAAGGGTGTCCGGTTACGCAGTGAATTTCATCAAGTTGACGCGTGAGCAGCAGCTCGACGTTATAAACCGTACATTCCATGAGGTAAAATAA